DNA sequence from the Streptomyces sp. MST-110588 genome:
GGCCTCCGCGTGCACCAGGCTCACGAAGTCGATCGCCGGGTGCTCGCGCAGCGCGTCGGCGACCTGCTGAGGGCTCACCGCGCCTGTGAAGGGCGCGGAAATCGTGACGACCTCGGCACCGCAGGAGCGCAGCCAGCCGCCGAAGGTCTCTCCGTAGGGGCCGGTGACGATGTTCAGCGCGGTGCTGCCGGGCCGTACGGCCGAGCGGATGCACGCCTCCAAGGGCAGCAGCGCCTCGCCCTGCATGGCCACCACATCCGCACGGGTCCGCATCAGCGCGGCAACCTTGTCCTCGATACGTGCGAAGCGGGACGCGCTGAGCGGCGGCAGGTCGAGAAGGACCGGAGCGTCGAAGTTCGCGGTGGCATCAGTCACGGCAGTCACAGTGGCCTTCCAGCGGTAGTGAACCGCACTGCGGCGGCTCCTGGTGTCTGCGCACGACTGTACGTCCGCCTCCGGGACCCCCGCCGTACGGGGCGCACCGCCCCCGGTGGCCCACCGGTCACCCCCGCGGCCCGACTCACACGCGCCAGCCCTCCGGGTCGACCCCGCCCGGCACCGGCGCCGAAGGCTCGTACGGGCCCCGCGTGAAGACAAAGGTCCCCACGTCCAGGTGGCCGGCCGAGCCGTCCTCCGCCCGTACCACCCGCAGCGTCTCTCCCCTGAAATACCCGTCCAGCCCGGTCCAGGTGCCATCGGGCTCCGCCCTGAAGCGCGACGCCCGCCCGGTGGCCCCCGCCGTCGGCCCGATCTCCAGCATCCGGTCGGCCCGCAGCCGCAGTACGTACGGAGCGGCGCCCCAGTACCAGGGGCCGGTCAGCGCCAGCAGTTCCTGGTCCAAAGGGCCGTCCATCGGACGCCACGGCCCGGGGATCCGCGGCTCGTGTTCGATGAGCGTACTCAGCAGGTCCAGTGTGACCGCGCCCACCGCCGGGCCGGATGTGCAGTTGGCCAGGGTGACCCCGGCGAGATCCTCCTCGGCGTCGCACCACAGCGACGCCAGGAAGCCCGGCATCGAGCCGCCGTGCCCGAACAGCCGCCGCCCTTCCTTCCGTACGAGCTGGATGCCCAGGCCGAACCCGGCGTCCCAGTCCGCCCCCTCGGGCGGCACCGCCGGAGTGCGCATCTCGTCAAGGCTCCGGGCGCTGAGCACCCGGTCGTCGCCCCGCATCAAGAACGCCGCCCACCGGCACATGTCCGCCGCCGTGGACCACAACTGCCCGGCCGGCCCCATCAGGCCGGTGTCCTCGGCCGGCTCGGGCAGCAGCGCGTCCGCCCAGGGGTGCACCGCCCAGCCCGCGGCACACGGCTCCTGCGGCAGCAGAGTCGTACGGTCCAGGCCCAGCGGATCCAGTACCTCGCGCCGCAGCGTCTCCCCCCACGGCGTCCCGCCCCGCAGCCGCTCTACCAGCATGCCCAGCACCGCGTAACCGGTGTTGGAGTAGTGGAACCCGCGCCCGGCGGGCAGCGGGTGCGCATGCTCACCGTAGAGATCCGCCGGTTCCGGACGGAGCTCGCCCGGAGTTCGCTCCCACCACGGCCCGCGTGGCTCCGCCGCCAGCCCCGAGGAGTGCGAGAGCAGTTGTGCGACGGTGGCGTCCGGCACCGGCACCACCCCATGGCCGGTGTGTGCGGCCCGGGCCGCACCGTCCACGCGGTTCAGAGACGTGCCGTCCAGGTACGTGCCGATCGGATCGTCGAGGCGGAGCAGCCCTTCGTCCCGCAGCCGCATCACCATCACCGCCACGAACGTCTTGGTGAGCGACCCGATCCGGTACTGCACATCGGCGTCCGGTGTCCGGCCCCCCACCGTGCCCCTGGCCCCCGACCACACCATCCGCCCGCCCCGCGCGACCGCGCCCACCATCGACGGGGCCCGCCCCCGCGTCTGCCCCACGGCCAGCCGGTGCAACAACGCACGACGAGTCCCCGGCAACAGCTCCGCGGACGCGGTGTCACCGGCGGGGTGAGCCGGGTCGGCGGGGCCGGACGGACCGACGGGACCGGCACTCCTCACGGACCCGGCGGACGGCACGCTGGACATGGCACTCCTCCAAGCAGGAGACACGACGACGGGACCGGCCCCATTCCATCACCACCTCCCCACGCCACCCGCTCCCGGGCCATCTGCCCGCCACCGCGGAACAGTTCACGGCGGCTCCGCCACCCGGATGCTGGCCTTGACGCCGGGGTCAAGGTCTACGGTCGACACCGTCGTCGGCACGAGGGAGCACGGACATGCTGATCGGAGAACTCGCGGAGCGGGCGGGCACCACGACCCGGGCCCTGCGCTACTACGAGGCCCGGGGCCTCCTGCGGGCCCGCAGGTCGTCCAACGGCTACCGCACGTACGGCGAGGACGATCTGCGGCTGCTCCAGCAGATACGGACGCTCCAGGACTTCGGCTTCGACCTGGAGGAGACCCGTCCCTTCGTGGAGTGCCTGCGCGCCGGACACGCGGCCGGCGACGCCTGCCCCGACTCCCTTCAGGTCTACCGCGCCAAGCTCGCCGAACTGGACGCCTGCATCGCCGAGTTGCAGGCCGTACGCGAACAGGTCGGCAGCCAGTTGCTCCGCGCGGAACAGGCCCGCGCCGA
Encoded proteins:
- a CDS encoding MerR family transcriptional regulator encodes the protein MLIGELAERAGTTTRALRYYEARGLLRARRSSNGYRTYGEDDLRLLQQIRTLQDFGFDLEETRPFVECLRAGHAAGDACPDSLQVYRAKLAELDACIAELQAVREQVGSQLLRAEQARAELETAARQPGGPTPLCELAPHDTTPPEPRSTP
- a CDS encoding serine hydrolase domain-containing protein; this encodes MSSVPSAGSVRSAGPVGPSGPADPAHPAGDTASAELLPGTRRALLHRLAVGQTRGRAPSMVGAVARGGRMVWSGARGTVGGRTPDADVQYRIGSLTKTFVAVMVMRLRDEGLLRLDDPIGTYLDGTSLNRVDGAARAAHTGHGVVPVPDATVAQLLSHSSGLAAEPRGPWWERTPGELRPEPADLYGEHAHPLPAGRGFHYSNTGYAVLGMLVERLRGGTPWGETLRREVLDPLGLDRTTLLPQEPCAAGWAVHPWADALLPEPAEDTGLMGPAGQLWSTAADMCRWAAFLMRGDDRVLSARSLDEMRTPAVPPEGADWDAGFGLGIQLVRKEGRRLFGHGGSMPGFLASLWCDAEEDLAGVTLANCTSGPAVGAVTLDLLSTLIEHEPRIPGPWRPMDGPLDQELLALTGPWYWGAAPYVLRLRADRMLEIGPTAGATGRASRFRAEPDGTWTGLDGYFRGETLRVVRAEDGSAGHLDVGTFVFTRGPYEPSAPVPGGVDPEGWRV